The following nucleotide sequence is from Penicillium digitatum chromosome 5, complete sequence.
AGCTACGCTTTAGTGTCTTCATCTGCAAGTCTTAATCAATCGCAAACTATTGATGGCCGAGGTCATGAATTGAAAAGGTTGACCTACCCTGATTGGTCGAGACGGGGGAGAGCTCAACTGGACTGCTGCGAAGACCCCATCCACCTGTTGCTATCTACTTGTAGTAGAAGTTGGGCTTTCATTTCGACGACTTATGAATGTACCGAAGAATGTCCTTCTTGAATGCCGTAATGTGTTTGACACCTTGTCGAGCCGTGTTGGAGTGCCTTGTTGGCGCCCCGCATCAGATCATGCCCCTCATGGCCCCGCGTCAAGTCATGACTCAGCATTCTTGACTTCCGGTCTGTTCTTCTGTTGTCCTCAATGCGAACTCCTATATGATCAATCACATAGGGACACATTGTCCTATTTTGGATATAGGGGAGCCTCCAGCCTAACATCATTAACATGCCAAGGCCGATGAGTAAAGTGATCTCTAGAGCGTCACATGGATGGTAAGACGCTAGTCCTAATCGGGTTACTACGTCATAGATGAGGGACGGGACATGTCCGCGAGGAACTTCACTTTGCCTCTCTCTTTAACACGTCTCTTCTATTGGAGTCTTTTGATCACTTTGAATCAGCCATAATGCCGCTCGTTGTTCCAGGAATCAACTCATCATTTGGAGATAAGTCCCAGTGGGTCAACAAGCTGATGGGCAAGACAATTAGCGACACCAGTAACGAGACAGTATGTCGTCAATGAGAAAAGGTCGACATGGGCACGACAATCTGACTCCTTTGATAGTCCTTTGCAAAGAAAGATCTTCCTGAAACTCATCGGGTGTTGAAGCCAGGTGACATGAAGACCATGGATCATGATCCGAACAGGTAAGGCCTCACATCGCAAGTGCCATGGAGCCGATGACTGTGTTGCTAACGGCACACTAGACTCAACATCCACGTTAACGATGATGGAATGGTCCATGATGTGAATTACGGTTAAATCTAGCTTCGATTTACTGGACCTGGTCGTCCAGTCTCAAACCACAATAACAAATTGAACCGATCGAATGTCTACGTAGTTGTTAAAAGTCTATTGCTACTCTCGGGGTACTCTCTTGTATAGATTACCTCACTCAGCCTTCCACCGTAGCAGAGTAAGCGAGTGTCGCGGGAACACATACGACCCATTTCCATTCCAGGTTGACTCCTGGATCGCCACTTCTTCCTTGCCCTTCATATTCGTCACGGCCAAATCGCTCGCAGTGACCGTAAAGACAGTAACTTCTCCCTGGGCTCCCTCAACCCGACTTTCCAAATCTTGAGTGTCGTGAATATTCACCACAGCAACGTTGACAAACCCGTCATCCCCGACAGTAGCACTAACATCCAACCAGGGCGTCTCCTTGGCACTTCGAATCCACTGGGGAGTGGTCTCACCGTCGTATGTCCCACAAGAAACATGACTTGCAACTGTCCAGCCACGCATGTAGCGCGAGAATAACCAAAGTGGCCACCAGGTGGTCTGCTTGGTGATTCCTTCTGGGCTGGTCATCAAGGGCGAAATGACGTTCACAGTCTGCGCGATACATGCCATGCTGACATCCTTGCTCTTTCGGACAAAGACGTTCAGCCAGGCGGCAACTGCGAGTGCGTCGGAGAGGGTGTAGTTCTCTTCGGCGCCTTGGCTTCCCTCTGCACGGATTGGATCCCAGACGTTCCACTCATCGAAGCAGATTGTCGGGCGAAGTTGCTCCGGGGGCACTTTGTTCTCTACCCTGGCAAGATCGATCAAGGCAGATGTGATTTCAATTGCGCGCTCGGCTGCCAGTGGTGCTGTCACGTTGTGCAGAtgggatgatgaggatgtgTAGAGATGGATGCTGTGCATGTCAATCAAGGGAACGGAGCTGGTTGATAATGCGGAGTGAGCAGGCACAAGACACTGGTTTAGTGTGTAGTAATCCCAGGAAGCAGTACCATCTTGACCGCAGAGAATCAAGATGAGGGTGGGATCCAGGAGTTTGAGAGCTGCGAGAAGAGCCGTTAGCGCGAAGTTTCTTCTGACAGTGAGATGATGCATTACCTTTGGCCCATTGAATAGCCTTGTGAGCGTATGCTTCTTTGGTCATCTGCTCTACCTGCCAGGGACCCCAGCACTCGTTTCCAAGGGCCCAGTACTTGACCTGTGCAGGTTGTTAGATTGAATCTAGCGCAAAGGGTTGCATCTCTCATCTGAAAATACATTGTAGGGCTCTTCACGGCCATTTTTTCGTCTTAGATTGGCATAGTAAGTGTTGCCAGTTCCATTGCAGTATTCAACCCAACCCAAGGCTAAAGCGGCCCAACGTCAGTATCTTTTCTTGTTGTGGCTGGATTCAATGCTAAGCTAACATACCTTCATCCAAGGTGCCGGTACCAAAGTTGAAGCAAAGGTATGGCTCCGTTCCGAGAGCCTCACACCATTGCATGAATTCATCAGTGCCAAATTGATTCGTCTCGGTTCCGAGCCATGCTAGCTCTGGTCTTTAAACAAGCCAACATCAGCGAAGTTCTAGCAAAAACCAATGTCACCTAAGGAGTAGTCATACCGCGCTGGCCGTTGGTTTTTAGGACCAACGCCATCAAGCCAGTGATATGTCGCGCAGAAATTGCCGCCGGGGTACCGAACGACGGGAATGTTGAGCCCCTTCAACGCCTCCAGGACGTCTTTGCGGAATCCCTTTTCATCCGATAACGGGTTTCCGGGGTCATAGATGCCACCATAGATACACCGTCCCATATGCCTGCAAAACCTATTAGTTCACATCATACAGGTATAAAAAGTCCGAGAAGCCCTACTCAGTAAAGCCAGCATAAATGTTCGGGTTGATCTTGGAAATGCGCCTTGCTGGGTGCACAGAGATGAGAGGCGTCTCATGATCTTCCAATTTGGTAAAGGTCGTCATCTTTTGTATGAGATGGGAGGTTTGTTTCTACTGTATATGTTCGAGGCGTCACTCTGGCTAAATAGGCGATTCAACTGATCCCAAGTCGCGGTTAACTTTAGGGGAAAGTTGTCCTTGATAAAGTTAGAAACGTGCGATTcaaaaaaagacaaagaaaagaagcgaATCGTACGTAGATCGTAGGTGATTTATCAAAATAACCGACATCTCGGGCCTTGAAGCGGCAAAACTCCTGCGGGGGAACAGTTGTGAGATCCGGACGATGACGCTGGCATTGGTTCTAGTAGCGCCTGTGGTGGCTACCGGGAAAACGACACAAAGTCCTCGGTTATCTTTTTAGATCAAAGATTGACCAATCAACCATTGAGTCCACAGTCTAGCCTCACGATCCCCCCCGACACGAAAGAAATGTGGGAGATGTTCCGTCAATCACAGGCTCAATCGTGCGCCACATATATTTCCTCTCCGCTTGCCACAAACTTTCACCTCGGACCATTTCCAGcggaattaaaaaaaaaaaaacttgaaCCGATTGGAGACCATTTTTCGGCATTTTCCCCGTTTAAACCACGCTATGTTAGTGTCGTCCATGCGTTGACTGCCCCGTGAAGTATACGGTTCTCCGGAGTCATGTCTGATTGCCCCATTTGGTTCAAGTGTTCTTGGGTACTTCCATATATTAAGAAAGGATACCCCGGACATTGGTGACATGTGGAGGTAGATCTTCAACCCCATATTAAtctaaaaaaaacccccacTTTTCAAAGTCATGCGTCTCTCGCCAGCATGGTACCAGGTATGAATGGAAAATTCCATGAAAAGGACGGTGCTCATGTTTCAATATAGTTTCTGGTCGGTGTCTTTGCCTCTCTTGGATCATTTCTTTATGGATGTATGTCTCCAACCTTCAATCCGAACACGCAGAAGCTAACATGGTTGCAGATGATCTGGGGGTCATTGCAGAGGTGCTTGTCTGTCAATCATTTAAAACCAAGTTTCAAGCAGATGATACGCAAACGTAAGTCTCGCACAGCACACGAGATGTGGAAATCTCTAACAACGGCGCAGAGGATTAGTCGTGTCTCTCTTCACGGCTGGCGCATGCATCGGTGCTGGCTTCGCAGGTCCAAGTGGCGATTATTTAGGAAG
It contains:
- a CDS encoding Proteinase inhibitor I78 translates to MPLVVPGINSSFGDKSQWVNKLMGKTISDTSNETSFAKKDLPETHRVLKPGDMKTMDHDPNRLNIHVNDDGMVHDVNYG
- a CDS encoding Alpha-L-arabinofuranosidase, with translation MTTFTKLEDHETPLISVHPARRISKINPNIYAGFTEHMGRCIYGGIYDPGNPLSDEKGFRKDVLEALKGLNIPVVRYPGGNFCATYHWLDGVGPKNQRPARPELAWLGTETNQFGTDEFMQWCEALGTEPYLCFNFGTGTLDEALGWVEYCNGTGNTYYANLRRKNGREEPYNVKYWALGNECWGPWQVEQMTKEAYAHKAIQWAKALKLLDPTLILILCGQDGTASWDYYTLNQCLVPAHSALSTSSVPLIDMHSIHLYTSSSSHLHNVTAPLAAERAIEITSALIDLARVENKVPPEQLRPTICFDEWNVWDPIRAEGSQGAEENYTLSDALAVAAWLNVFVRKSKDVSMACIAQTVNVISPLMTSPEGITKQTTWWPLWLFSRYMRGWTVASHVSCGTYDGETTPQWIRSAKETPWLDVSATVGDDGFVNVAVVNIHDTQDLESRVEGAQGEVTVFTVTASDLAVTNMKGKEEVAIQESTWNGNGSYVFPRHSLTLLRWKAE